Proteins found in one Seonamhaeicola sp. S2-3 genomic segment:
- a CDS encoding carboxypeptidase-like regulatory domain-containing protein, which produces MKHIITRIVCLITITTSFAQQSISAKLLDSTTQKPIPYANISFGKQSGVISNSNGIFQIHFKKHLKKKDSLVISCMGYKSKSIAAQKFSDSIVFLQPQSIELDEVLVSNKKYTPLEIIEKAHENLSKNYNFNISKSKLFFRESNFNNISKNNIRVKESSIPEFNQAFMDSVMKIMPKNASDHIEILGNFYSNLSNENSHKLDIIKASHLYDKNLEVSFDGLEERFNTIFKKHVKRDSYFKIKSGIFGTKEAIDSTLFDSADSKKQNEREKTDAFIAEQKKKETARKKDFLNHRKQTIASLKKGSFIFKDSHLNFLEKPKKYLFEILDYLFIGDAFVYKISFKPKRSADYKGTVYVNTEDFAIIRVDYENVNLLKNFKLLGISYQEKLHKGTLIYEKNSTETYSLKYAEAINNINFGVKRPLKIIEKNKHVKGRRKQNELSTELHFVMSNTTKKELVVFENKIITDADFKAFKEKPNVSPTYLPDYDPKFWESYNVIEPNKAIKDFKSIE; this is translated from the coding sequence ATGAAACATATAATTACTAGAATTGTTTGCCTAATCACCATAACAACTTCGTTTGCTCAACAATCAATAAGTGCTAAATTATTAGACTCTACAACTCAAAAACCAATTCCGTACGCCAATATTAGTTTTGGAAAACAATCTGGCGTTATTTCAAACAGTAACGGGATATTTCAAATTCATTTTAAAAAGCACCTTAAGAAGAAAGACTCTTTAGTTATAAGCTGTATGGGCTATAAATCTAAATCTATTGCTGCTCAAAAATTTTCTGATAGTATTGTGTTTTTACAACCACAATCTATAGAGTTAGATGAAGTTTTAGTATCTAACAAAAAATACACACCGCTAGAAATTATTGAAAAAGCCCACGAAAATTTAAGTAAGAATTACAACTTCAATATTAGTAAAAGTAAGCTCTTTTTTAGAGAATCTAACTTTAACAACATCTCTAAAAACAACATAAGAGTAAAAGAGTCTTCTATTCCTGAATTTAACCAAGCGTTTATGGACAGTGTTATGAAAATCATGCCTAAAAACGCCTCTGATCATATTGAAATTTTAGGCAATTTTTATTCTAATCTAAGTAATGAAAACTCTCATAAACTAGACATTATAAAAGCTTCTCATCTTTATGACAAAAATTTAGAAGTATCTTTTGATGGTTTAGAAGAGCGTTTTAATACTATTTTTAAAAAGCACGTAAAACGCGACTCTTATTTCAAAATAAAATCGGGCATTTTTGGCACTAAAGAAGCAATAGATTCTACTCTATTTGATAGTGCAGACTCTAAAAAACAAAATGAAAGAGAAAAAACCGATGCTTTTATTGCTGAACAAAAAAAGAAAGAAACAGCCAGAAAAAAAGATTTTTTAAACCACAGAAAACAAACTATTGCTAGTTTAAAAAAAGGGAGTTTTATTTTTAAAGATTCTCATTTAAACTTTCTAGAGAAACCTAAAAAATACCTTTTTGAAATTTTAGACTACCTTTTTATTGGAGATGCTTTTGTTTATAAAATTAGTTTTAAACCTAAGCGAAGTGCAGATTATAAAGGTACTGTTTATGTAAACACAGAAGATTTTGCCATAATACGGGTAGATTATGAAAACGTAAATCTGCTTAAAAATTTTAAATTGCTAGGAATTTCATACCAAGAAAAGTTACACAAAGGCACACTAATTTATGAAAAAAACAGCACAGAAACCTATTCTCTTAAGTATGCAGAAGCTATAAATAACATAAACTTTGGTGTAAAACGCCCCTTAAAAATTATTGAGAAAAACAAACATGTAAAAGGTAGAAGAAAACAAAATGAATTATCTACAGAGCTTCATTTTGTAATGTCTAACACCACTAAAAAAGAATTGGTAGTTTTTGAAAATAAAATCATTACTGATGCTGATTTTAAAGCATTTAAGGAAAAACCAAATGTAAGCCCTACATATTTACCTGATTACGATCCTAAATTTTGGGAAAGCTACAATGTTATTGAACCTAACAAAGCTATTAAAGATTTTAAAAGTATTGAGTGA
- a CDS encoding TIGR04283 family arsenosugar biosynthesis glycosyltransferase, which translates to MNHQLSIIIPTLNEEAFIEKLLKHLLQNASEENIKEILVVDGGSTDKTKHLVSHIIDTLLQNKTKHNNIKFLTSQKGRAKQMNMGAKHAKGSILYFLHADSFPPKNFDKLIINEVKKGNKAGCFKMKFNSQHWWLKFAGWLTQFSWKSARGGDQSLFVTKKLFNIIGGFNERFVIYEDNDFIFKLYQQKQFVVIQKWLTTSARRYNKTGIWRLQYHYLNIHLKKWLGASAETLNNYYLKHVAVKK; encoded by the coding sequence GTGAATCATCAACTATCTATAATTATACCAACTTTAAATGAGGAAGCTTTTATTGAAAAATTGTTAAAACACCTGCTTCAAAATGCTTCCGAAGAAAATATTAAAGAAATATTAGTGGTTGATGGTGGCAGTACAGACAAAACAAAACACCTTGTAAGCCACATAATAGACACGCTATTACAAAACAAAACAAAGCACAATAATATAAAATTTTTAACTTCACAAAAAGGACGTGCCAAACAAATGAATATGGGTGCTAAACATGCAAAGGGCTCTATTTTATATTTTTTACATGCCGATTCATTTCCGCCTAAAAATTTTGATAAACTTATTATTAATGAAGTTAAAAAAGGTAACAAGGCTGGTTGTTTTAAAATGAAATTTAACAGCCAACATTGGTGGTTAAAATTTGCTGGATGGCTTACGCAATTCTCATGGAAAAGTGCCCGTGGTGGCGACCAAAGTTTGTTTGTAACTAAAAAACTTTTTAATATCATTGGCGGTTTCAATGAGCGCTTCGTTATTTATGAAGATAATGACTTTATTTTTAAACTTTACCAACAAAAACAATTTGTTGTTATACAAAAATGGCTTACAACATCAGCAAGACGCTACAACAAAACAGGCATTTGGCGCTTGCAATATCATTACCTAAATATTCATTTAAAAAAGTGGCTTGGTGCCAGTGCCGAAACTTTAAACAACTATTATTTAAAACATGTAGCTGTTAAAAAATAG
- a CDS encoding DUF547 domain-containing protein, with protein MQSITTKKTNKTSIHIAKQHDSVSENIQNRVNLNSTATPFNQVLTKRIFNTHFLWNKLLQKHVSKNGNVNYKGFLKDQKDFYDYLRALDLMYKHESFNTLSKEEKLAFWINAYNAFTVDLILRNYPITSIKNIKDPWKKRLWKLGDKWFNLDEIEHKILRKMNEPRIHFAINCASISCPKLQNKAFTPESLDTQLTNATKEFLSDTSKNIISKDRIKISKIFQWFSKDFKTNGTLIDFLNTYSTVQISANAKKSFLDYNWNLNE; from the coding sequence ATGCAATCTATAACTACAAAAAAAACTAATAAAACTTCAATACACATAGCTAAGCAGCATGATAGCGTTTCAGAAAACATTCAAAATCGTGTTAATTTAAATAGTACAGCAACCCCATTCAATCAAGTTTTAACCAAACGTATTTTTAACACGCATTTTTTATGGAATAAACTTTTACAAAAGCATGTTTCAAAAAACGGTAATGTTAATTACAAAGGTTTTCTAAAAGACCAAAAAGATTTTTATGATTATTTACGCGCTTTAGATTTAATGTATAAGCATGAAAGTTTCAATACACTTTCAAAAGAAGAAAAACTTGCTTTTTGGATAAACGCTTACAATGCTTTTACGGTTGATTTAATTTTACGTAATTACCCTATTACTAGCATTAAAAATATAAAAGACCCTTGGAAAAAGCGCCTTTGGAAATTAGGTGATAAATGGTTTAATCTTGATGAAATTGAACATAAAATTTTACGTAAAATGAATGAACCTAGAATTCACTTTGCTATAAATTGCGCTTCAATATCATGTCCCAAATTACAAAATAAAGCTTTTACCCCTGAAAGCTTAGACACACAATTAACCAACGCTACAAAGGAGTTTTTATCAGATACTTCAAAAAATATTATTTCAAAAGACAGAATTAAAATTTCAAAAATATTTCAGTGGTTTTCAAAAGATTTTAAAACCAACGGCACTTTAATAGACTTTTTAAACACATACTCAACCGTACAAATTTCTGCTAATGCCAAAAAAAGTTTTTTAGATTATAACTGGAATTTAAATGAATGA
- the arsM gene encoding arsenosugar biosynthesis arsenite methyltransferase ArsM — protein sequence MSNYLETTHDVYKEAALTPDVGLCCTTNPIWELPGLKIPKIMQEMNYGCGSTVHARDLSNNPKMLYVGVGGGMELLQFSYFNREKGGVIGVDVVDEMLEASRKNFIEAEALNPWFKSEFVDLRKGDALNLPVEENSIDVAAQNCLFNIFKENDLKKAIAEMYRVLKPHGRLVMSDPTCEQPMNDNLRNDDRLRALCLSGSLPIKEYVKMLTNAGFGTIEIRARKPYRILSPEEYDTNELIYIESIEVAAIKDPMPADGPCVFTGKAAIYFGNEDFFNDNAGHILLKNQPLAICDKTATNLAALGRNDIFISESTYHYDGGGCC from the coding sequence ATGAGCAACTATCTAGAAACCACTCACGATGTATATAAAGAAGCTGCACTAACTCCTGATGTTGGTCTGTGTTGTACCACCAATCCTATTTGGGAATTACCAGGATTAAAAATTCCTAAAATCATGCAAGAAATGAATTACGGCTGTGGCTCTACAGTGCATGCGCGCGATTTATCAAACAACCCTAAAATGCTATATGTAGGTGTAGGTGGTGGTATGGAACTACTACAATTCTCATATTTTAACAGAGAAAAAGGCGGTGTAATTGGTGTTGATGTAGTTGATGAAATGTTAGAAGCTTCACGTAAAAATTTTATTGAAGCCGAAGCGCTTAACCCTTGGTTTAAAAGTGAGTTTGTAGATTTACGTAAAGGCGATGCTCTTAACTTACCAGTTGAAGAAAATAGTATTGATGTTGCGGCACAAAATTGCCTATTCAATATTTTTAAAGAAAACGATTTAAAAAAAGCTATTGCCGAAATGTATCGTGTTTTAAAACCTCACGGACGCTTAGTTATGAGCGATCCAACTTGTGAGCAGCCAATGAATGATAATTTACGTAATGACGACCGCCTAAGAGCCCTTTGCCTTAGCGGAAGCTTACCTATTAAAGAATATGTAAAAATGTTAACCAATGCTGGTTTTGGTACTATTGAAATTAGAGCTAGAAAACCTTACAGAATATTAAGTCCTGAAGAATATGACACCAACGAATTAATTTACATTGAATCTATTGAAGTTGCTGCCATAAAAGACCCTATGCCTGCCGATGGTCCATGTGTATTTACAGGAAAAGCCGCTATTTATTTTGGAAATGAAGATTTCTTTAATGATAATGCTGGCCATATTTTACTAAAAAATCAACCTTTAGCTATTTGCGATAAAACAGCTACTAACCTAGCTGCACTTGGTAGAAATGATATTTTTATTAGTGAATCTACCTACCATTATGATGGTGGTGGCTGCTGTTAA
- a CDS encoding purine-nucleoside phosphorylase, whose amino-acid sequence MIKYIEETVDYLKNKGFETPEVGIILGTGLGQLINDIEIITQASYNHIPNFPTATVEFHKGKLIYGILEGKKVIVMQGRFHLYEGYTLQDVTYPVRIMEKLGIKTLLVSNAAGAINPNFKKGELMLIEDHINLLGNSPLAFKGVELLGERFTDMSAPYDAEINSKFEAIAKTNNITLHKGVYASVVGPQLETKAEYRMLKIIGADAVGMSTVPEIIVANHLKLKVAAVSVLTDECDPDNLEPVNIEDIIAMANKAEPNMITLFKELIKSLQ is encoded by the coding sequence ATGATTAAATATATTGAAGAAACCGTTGATTATTTAAAAAACAAAGGATTTGAAACCCCAGAAGTGGGTATTATTTTAGGTACAGGTTTAGGACAACTTATTAATGACATTGAAATTATAACCCAAGCTAGTTACAACCACATTCCTAACTTTCCAACCGCCACAGTAGAATTTCATAAAGGAAAACTTATTTATGGTATTTTAGAAGGTAAAAAAGTAATTGTTATGCAAGGGCGGTTTCATTTATACGAAGGTTACACCCTACAAGATGTAACATACCCTGTTCGTATTATGGAAAAACTAGGCATAAAAACACTACTAGTTTCAAACGCTGCTGGTGCCATAAACCCTAACTTTAAAAAAGGAGAATTAATGTTAATTGAAGATCACATTAACTTATTAGGAAACTCTCCTTTAGCTTTTAAAGGCGTTGAATTATTGGGCGAACGATTTACAGATATGAGTGCTCCTTATGACGCTGAAATTAACTCAAAATTTGAAGCCATTGCTAAAACCAATAACATTACTTTACACAAAGGCGTGTACGCATCGGTTGTTGGCCCACAATTAGAAACCAAAGCAGAATACCGTATGCTTAAAATTATTGGTGCAGATGCTGTAGGCATGAGCACAGTACCAGAAATTATAGTTGCTAATCATTTAAAATTAAAAGTAGCTGCTGTGTCAGTTTTAACAGATGAATGCGACCCAGATAACCTAGAACCAGTAAACATTGAAGACATCATTGCTATGGCCAATAAAGCCGAACCAAATATGATTACTTTATTTAAAGAATTAATTAAAAGTTTGCAGTAG
- a CDS encoding TIGR04282 family arsenosugar biosynthesis glycosyltransferase, with translation MTKNLVIVFVKNAIPGKVKTRLAKTIGNEAAFLVYKELVKITEKALKNLKIDKRIYFSNCVVETEWTNHNKYIQNGNNLGERMKNAFNDGFNDGYNRIILIGSDLPDISAKHIKKGFSILNKKDLVFGPAIDGGYYLIGMRNMHKMVFENKPWSQPNLLTKTLNQLTENNITFSNLDTLNDIDTFDDLKNSSFYKSNKLLQEKIKNSHD, from the coding sequence ATGACTAAAAATTTGGTTATCGTTTTTGTAAAAAATGCAATTCCAGGCAAAGTAAAGACCCGTTTAGCTAAAACCATTGGAAATGAAGCAGCTTTTCTAGTTTACAAAGAACTGGTTAAAATTACAGAGAAAGCTCTAAAAAACTTAAAAATTGACAAACGAATTTATTTTTCTAATTGTGTTGTTGAGACTGAATGGACAAACCACAACAAATACATCCAAAACGGGAATAACCTTGGAGAACGTATGAAAAATGCTTTTAATGATGGTTTTAATGATGGGTACAACCGCATTATTTTAATTGGCTCAGATTTGCCAGACATAAGTGCTAAACACATTAAAAAAGGGTTTTCTATTTTAAACAAAAAAGACCTTGTTTTTGGACCCGCTATTGATGGTGGTTATTACCTAATTGGCATGCGTAATATGCATAAAATGGTTTTTGAAAATAAACCTTGGAGCCAACCAAATTTATTAACCAAAACATTAAATCAATTAACAGAAAATAACATAACATTTAGTAATTTAGATACATTAAATGATATAGATACATTTGATGATTTAAAAAACTCAAGCTTTTATAAATCAAACAAATTATTACAAGAAAAAATTAAAAATTCTCATGATTAA
- a CDS encoding rhodanese-like domain-containing protein has product MQKNILILFIFSSVFGFSQKKLAKLLKKHNSENIPYIYVEELQLNPTNIIFLDAREENEYAVSHLKDAILVGYNFFNIDSTRQKITNKDSKIVVYCSLGIRSENIALKLKKAGYTNVFNLFGGIFEWKNNGNPIYNSKGFETNKIHAFSKEWGKWLKQGEKVYD; this is encoded by the coding sequence ATGCAAAAAAATATTTTAATCCTATTCATTTTCAGTTCAGTTTTTGGGTTTTCACAAAAGAAACTTGCCAAATTACTCAAAAAACATAATTCTGAAAACATACCATACATCTATGTTGAAGAATTACAATTAAATCCCACAAATATTATTTTTTTAGATGCTAGAGAAGAAAATGAATACGCCGTTAGTCATTTAAAAGATGCTATTTTAGTAGGTTATAATTTCTTTAATATAGATTCTACCCGCCAAAAAATCACAAATAAAGATTCAAAAATTGTAGTGTATTGTTCATTAGGAATTCGTTCTGAAAACATAGCACTAAAACTTAAAAAAGCAGGCTACACTAATGTATTTAATCTGTTTGGCGGTATTTTTGAATGGAAAAACAATGGAAATCCTATTTACAATTCTAAAGGTTTTGAAACCAATAAAATTCATGCATTTTCAAAAGAATGGGGTAAATGGTTAAAACAAGGAGAAAAAGTATATGACTAA
- the arsS gene encoding arsenosugar biosynthesis radical SAM (seleno)protein ArsS (Some members of this family are selenoproteins.), which yields MSKLKTQSLHKRESALANSKRQLEILSNGIFKSGELPTFKDKISETNQFPLKAKKLEILQINVGYMCNQVCEHCHVDAGPDRQEIMTRETMLQCLEVIKSTGAHTLDLTGGAPEMNPNFRWFVEEASKVGIKDFIVRSNLTIIRANKKYHDLPDFFKKYNVHVVSSMPHWTRGKTDKQRGDGVFDKSIKALQELNAVGYGMPNSNLRLDLVYNPSGAFLPSNQASMEKDFKKVLKEDFGIQFHNLFALTNLPISRFLDYLIASENYEDYMYQLVDAYNPAAVSNVMCTNTLSVSWDGFLYDCDFNQMLELPVNSKAKHISEYNKDLLEGRNIVISQHCYGCTAGAGSSCQGSVA from the coding sequence ATGTCAAAGTTAAAAACACAATCACTTCATAAACGCGAAAGCGCATTAGCCAATAGCAAAAGGCAGTTAGAAATTTTATCAAACGGTATTTTTAAAAGTGGTGAACTTCCCACTTTTAAAGATAAAATTTCTGAGACTAATCAATTCCCTCTTAAAGCTAAAAAATTAGAAATTCTTCAAATAAACGTTGGGTATATGTGTAACCAAGTTTGCGAACATTGCCATGTAGATGCAGGCCCTGACAGACAAGAAATTATGACCCGCGAAACCATGTTACAGTGCTTAGAGGTTATAAAAAGTACAGGAGCCCATACTTTAGACTTAACAGGAGGAGCCCCAGAAATGAACCCTAATTTCCGTTGGTTTGTAGAAGAAGCCTCTAAAGTAGGTATTAAAGATTTTATTGTACGCTCTAACCTTACCATTATTAGAGCCAATAAAAAATATCACGATTTACCAGATTTCTTTAAAAAATACAACGTACACGTAGTAAGTTCTATGCCACATTGGACTCGTGGAAAAACAGACAAACAACGTGGTGATGGCGTTTTCGATAAATCTATAAAAGCACTACAAGAACTGAATGCTGTTGGTTATGGTATGCCCAATAGCAATTTAAGGTTAGATTTAGTTTACAACCCATCAGGAGCATTTTTACCTAGTAACCAAGCTTCTATGGAAAAAGATTTTAAAAAAGTACTAAAAGAAGACTTCGGTATTCAATTTCATAATTTATTTGCCTTAACAAACCTTCCTATTAGCCGATTTTTAGATTATTTAATTGCTTCTGAAAATTACGAAGATTACATGTATCAATTGGTTGATGCTTATAATCCAGCAGCAGTTTCAAACGTTATGTGTACAAATACTTTATCGGTTAGTTGGGATGGATTTTTATATGATTGTGATTTTAACCAAATGCTAGAATTACCCGTTAACAGTAAAGCTAAACACATTTCAGAATACAACAAAGATTTACTTGAAGGTAGAAATATTGTAATTTCACAACATTGCTACGGCTGTACTGCAGGTGCAGGAAGCAGTTGCCAAGGCTCTGTTGCCTAA
- a CDS encoding arsenosugar biosynthesis-associated peroxidase-like protein, translating to MSKTYYNPADLRKFGNITEWSEELGNKFFEYYGKVFEEGALTAREKSLIALAVAHTEQCPYCIDAYTKDSLQRGVTKEEMMEAIHVGAAIKSGATLVHGVQMMNKVNKLDG from the coding sequence ATGTCTAAAACGTATTACAACCCTGCAGACTTACGGAAATTTGGCAACATCACAGAATGGAGTGAAGAACTAGGAAATAAATTTTTTGAATACTACGGAAAAGTTTTTGAAGAAGGTGCACTTACTGCCCGTGAAAAAAGTTTAATTGCCCTTGCTGTAGCTCACACAGAACAATGCCCTTATTGCATTGATGCCTACACAAAAGACAGTTTACAACGTGGTGTTACAAAAGAAGAAATGATGGAAGCCATACACGTTGGAGCTGCCATAAAAAGTGGCGCAACACTTGTACATGGGGTACAAATGATGAATAAAGTAAATAAGTTAGACGGATAA
- a CDS encoding acyl-CoA dehydrogenase — MDFSLSEEHIMIKDAAKEFAQTELLPGVIERDNKQEFPDELVKKMGELGFMGVMVDPKYGGSGMDTISYVLIMEELSKIDASASVMVSVNNSLVCYGLEAYGTEEQKEKYLTKLASGEWIGAFCLSEPEAGSDATSQKTTAIDKGGYYLINGTKNWITNGGRADVYLVIAQTDRDKGSHGINAFIVEKGMEGFHVGPKEDKLGIRGSDTHSLQFNDVKVPKENRIGANGFGFRFAMKTLSGGRIGIAAQALGIAQGAYELALKYSKERKAFGTEIGNHQAIAFKLADMHTEIAAARHMVMKAACDKDSGNNYDLSSAMAKLYASKVAMETTIEAVQIHGGNGFVKEYHVERLMRDAKITQIYEGTSEIQKIVISRSILRD; from the coding sequence ATGGATTTTAGTCTTTCTGAAGAACACATCATGATTAAAGATGCCGCCAAAGAGTTTGCTCAAACCGAACTACTGCCTGGTGTCATTGAACGTGATAACAAACAAGAATTCCCAGACGAACTTGTAAAAAAAATGGGAGAATTAGGTTTTATGGGAGTTATGGTAGATCCAAAATATGGTGGTAGCGGTATGGACACTATCTCGTATGTTCTTATCATGGAAGAACTCTCTAAAATTGATGCTTCCGCTTCTGTAATGGTATCTGTAAACAATTCATTAGTATGTTATGGCTTAGAGGCTTATGGAACCGAAGAGCAAAAAGAAAAATATTTAACTAAATTGGCTTCTGGTGAATGGATTGGAGCATTTTGTTTAAGCGAACCTGAAGCTGGTAGTGATGCAACATCACAAAAAACAACTGCCATTGATAAAGGAGGTTATTATTTAATAAATGGCACTAAAAACTGGATTACAAATGGCGGAAGAGCCGATGTTTATTTGGTAATTGCTCAAACCGACAGAGACAAAGGTTCTCACGGCATTAATGCTTTTATTGTTGAAAAGGGTATGGAAGGATTTCATGTTGGCCCCAAAGAAGACAAATTAGGCATTAGAGGTAGTGATACTCATTCCTTGCAATTTAATGACGTAAAAGTACCTAAAGAAAATAGAATTGGTGCTAATGGATTTGGTTTTAGGTTTGCCATGAAAACACTATCTGGAGGCAGAATAGGTATTGCTGCCCAAGCACTAGGTATTGCACAAGGCGCTTATGAACTTGCTTTAAAGTACAGTAAAGAACGAAAAGCTTTTGGTACTGAAATTGGCAACCACCAAGCTATTGCTTTTAAGTTAGCTGATATGCATACTGAAATTGCTGCTGCTCGCCATATGGTTATGAAAGCTGCCTGCGATAAAGATTCTGGTAATAATTACGACCTATCTAGCGCTATGGCAAAACTTTACGCTTCTAAAGTAGCTATGGAAACCACCATTGAAGCAGTTCAAATTCACGGAGGCAACGGTTTTGTAAAAGAATATCACGTAGAACGTTTAATGCGTGATGCCAAAATCACCCAGATTTATGAAGGCACCTCCGAAATTCAAAAAATTGTAATTTCAAGAAGTATTCTAAGAGATTAA
- a CDS encoding anhydro-N-acetylmuramic acid kinase, with product MIKTSYNVIGVMSGTSLDGIDLIYVSFNHNNSKWLFKIHAAETVSYNKEWKEKLRNLVAYSIEELHQIDKEYTSHLAYVINKFITKHSITEIDAVCSHGHTALHQPENRITYQIGNMPHMATLLKNKVVCDFRAQDVALGGQGAPLVPIGDKLLFSEYNFCINLGGFANISSDINNERIAYDICPVNIVLNQYVKNLGLNYDDEGKIAASGTVNIDLLQQLNALSFYNELPPKSLGLEWVKTNVFPIIDAFNLDIKDVLRTFVEHIAIQISNSISQIPQSSVLITGGGAYNLFLIERIEALSSNKIIIPSKDIIEFKEALIFGFLGALKLRNETNCLKSVTGASKNHSSGKIYFPSKITQN from the coding sequence ATGATAAAAACGAGCTACAATGTTATTGGGGTGATGTCTGGGACATCATTAGATGGAATTGACTTAATTTACGTGTCATTTAATCATAACAACAGTAAATGGCTATTTAAAATTCATGCAGCCGAAACTGTGTCTTACAATAAAGAATGGAAAGAGAAACTAAGAAATTTAGTAGCATATTCTATTGAAGAATTACACCAAATTGATAAGGAATATACATCTCATTTGGCATATGTAATAAATAAGTTTATTACAAAGCATAGTATTACAGAAATAGACGCGGTTTGTTCACATGGGCATACAGCTTTACATCAACCTGAAAATAGAATTACTTATCAAATTGGGAATATGCCACACATGGCAACACTTTTAAAAAACAAAGTGGTTTGTGATTTTAGAGCGCAAGATGTTGCCTTGGGTGGTCAAGGAGCGCCTTTAGTGCCTATTGGTGATAAATTGTTGTTTTCAGAATATAATTTCTGTATTAATTTAGGGGGTTTTGCTAATATATCTTCAGATATTAATAATGAACGCATTGCATATGATATATGTCCGGTAAATATCGTTTTGAATCAATATGTGAAAAATCTTGGATTAAATTATGATGACGAAGGAAAAATAGCGGCAAGTGGAACTGTTAATATCGATTTATTACAACAACTCAATGCATTAAGTTTTTATAATGAATTACCTCCAAAATCTTTAGGATTAGAATGGGTGAAAACTAATGTTTTTCCAATAATTGATGCTTTTAATTTAGATATAAAGGATGTTTTAAGAACGTTTGTAGAGCATATAGCCATACAAATTTCTAACAGTATATCACAAATTCCACAAAGCTCTGTATTAATTACAGGCGGTGGTGCTTATAACTTATTTTTAATAGAAAGAATTGAAGCTTTGTCTAGTAATAAAATCATAATTCCTTCAAAAGATATTATAGAATTTAAAGAGGCTTTGATTTTTGGCTTTTTGGGTGCTTTAAAATTAAGAAATGAAACCAATTGTTTAAAAAGCGTTACAGGTGCTTCAAAAAATCATAGCTCAGGAAAAATATACTTCCCTTCAAAAATAACCCAAAATTAA